The following coding sequences lie in one Natrarchaeobius halalkaliphilus genomic window:
- a CDS encoding class 1 fructose-bisphosphatase, with protein MTDTVEDVVRVIARSATEIRRGLVGRRGKVDEENPSGETQAEADIWADELLADRLSTTDGVVQYASEERTDDLNCGDEGLAVAVDPLDGSSNLRSNNTMGTVFGIYDEPIPAPGTALVAAGYVLYGPITTMVYARDGQVTTYELSGGERTVVDEDVIVPDDPVVYGFGGRVPNWTDDFHQYANEIEDELKLRYGGSMIGDVNQVLSYGGIFAYPALEDSPNGKLRLQFEGNPIAYVMESAGGRSSDGTQSILEIEPTDLHGRVPLHVGNADLIDRLEAALE; from the coding sequence ATGACCGACACCGTCGAGGACGTCGTCCGCGTGATCGCTCGCTCTGCGACCGAGATACGCCGGGGTCTGGTCGGCAGACGAGGGAAAGTCGACGAGGAGAACCCAAGCGGCGAAACGCAAGCCGAGGCGGATATCTGGGCGGACGAACTGCTCGCGGACCGGTTGTCGACGACCGACGGCGTCGTCCAGTACGCAAGCGAAGAGCGAACCGACGACCTCAACTGTGGCGACGAGGGTCTCGCAGTCGCCGTCGATCCGCTGGATGGTTCGTCGAACCTCCGATCGAACAACACGATGGGAACGGTGTTCGGGATCTACGACGAACCGATTCCCGCTCCGGGAACCGCCCTCGTTGCCGCGGGATACGTTCTCTACGGACCGATCACGACGATGGTGTACGCTCGTGACGGACAGGTGACGACGTACGAACTCTCCGGTGGCGAGCGAACCGTCGTCGACGAGGACGTTATCGTCCCCGACGATCCCGTCGTCTACGGCTTCGGCGGACGCGTCCCCAACTGGACCGACGACTTCCATCAGTACGCCAACGAAATCGAGGACGAACTCAAACTCCGCTACGGCGGGTCGATGATCGGTGACGTCAACCAGGTGCTCAGCTACGGCGGAATCTTCGCCTATCCAGCGCTCGAGGACAGTCCGAACGGAAAGCTCCGACTACAGTTCGAGGGGAATCCGATCGCCTACGTGATGGAGTCGGCCGGCGGGCGTTCCTCCGATGGAACCCAGTCGATACTCGAGATCGAACCGACCGATCTCCACGGACGGGTTCCACTCCACGTCGGCAACGCCGACCTGATCGACCGACTCGAGGCCGCACTCGAGTAG
- a CDS encoding class I fructose-bisphosphate aldolase, with translation MIPIDDSPIVRDGKSLILAMDHGLEHGPVDFEDVPGKLDPAAVFETATHDAVTAMAVQKGIAEGYYPSYEDDVNLLAKINGTSNLWMGEPDSAVNWSVEYAAELGADAVGFTVYGGSNHEIEMVEEFRDVQESARDHDLPVVMWSYPRGQGLKNDTKPSTISYASRLALELGADIAKVKYPGSRDAMAHAVDCAGDMKVVMSGGSKTSDYEFLSTVETVMDAGANGLAVGRNVWQREDPTPLLDALEKVIYEGETADAALEE, from the coding sequence ATGATTCCGATCGACGACTCCCCGATCGTCCGCGACGGCAAGTCACTGATCCTCGCCATGGATCACGGACTCGAGCACGGCCCGGTCGACTTCGAAGACGTCCCCGGGAAGCTCGACCCGGCGGCCGTCTTCGAGACGGCGACCCACGACGCGGTCACGGCGATGGCGGTCCAGAAGGGTATCGCCGAGGGCTACTATCCGAGCTACGAGGACGACGTCAATCTGCTCGCGAAGATCAACGGAACGTCGAACCTCTGGATGGGCGAACCGGACTCGGCGGTCAACTGGTCGGTCGAGTACGCCGCCGAGCTTGGAGCCGACGCGGTTGGCTTTACCGTCTACGGCGGCTCGAACCACGAGATCGAGATGGTCGAGGAGTTCCGCGACGTTCAAGAGAGCGCCCGCGACCACGATCTTCCCGTCGTTATGTGGTCGTATCCCCGCGGGCAGGGACTCAAAAACGACACGAAACCGAGTACGATCTCCTACGCGTCCCGTCTCGCGCTCGAACTCGGTGCCGACATCGCGAAGGTCAAATATCCCGGCAGTAGGGATGCGATGGCCCACGCCGTCGACTGCGCCGGTGACATGAAGGTCGTGATGAGCGGTGGCTCGAAAACGTCCGACTACGAGTTTCTCTCGACCGTCGAGACCGTCATGGACGCCGGGGCGAACGGTCTCGCCGTCGGCCGGAACGTCTGGCAACGAGAGGATCCTACCCCCCTCCTCGACGCTCTCGAGAAGGTTATCTACGAGGGTGAGACGGCCGACGCAGCTCTGGAGGAATGA